Part of the Synechococcus sp. HK01-R genome is shown below.
GTTCAGCCATGGCTCTCCACCGGTGCTGTTGCGGTTACGTCGTCGACCGGATGGATGCTCCATCGAAGTCTGGGATCAAGGTGATGGCATGCCAGCTGACCAGTGGGACCGAGCGTTGCAACCCTTTCAACGTTTGGATGAATCCAGAGGTCGGCAGGGTCATTGCGGCCTTGGTCTGGCGATCGTGGCCCATGTGGCCCAGCTCCATGGCGGCACCCTTTCAAGGCTTCCCGCTGACATGAATGGGGAAGACTGCGACTCTGTGGGCGGTCGATTCGGGCTTCAGCTTTTGCTGCCCTTTCCACTGAAAGGTTGAGAAAAGCTTGACCCTGCACTTGCTGTCGACGCTCACGGTGCACCAATGGAGCAGGAGCTCTCCGCACCATGGGTCACAAGGACAAACACGACAAACATCACAAACAAGGCGATCACAAGGGGAAGAAGTCGAAACAACACCCCTCCGAAGCGAAGTTGCCGGACCCAGTGATTGCGGCTCTCGATGGCAGTGAATGCGACATCGACCATCCTTCCGAACTGCTGGATGACCTGCTTGAGGGACGAAACCACAACGGTGATCGCCTGAACAAGAAGCTTTACGAGGCCGAGCTGATCAGGTTGCAGACCGATTTGGTGCGTATGCAGTACTGGATCAAAGCCACCGGATACCGCATGATCGTGCTCTTCGAGGGGCGTGACGCAGCCGGGAAAGGCGGCACGATCAAACGGCTGACAGAACCGATGAACCCCAGGGGTTGTCGTGTGGTGGCCCTCGGCACTCCTTCGGATCAGCAGAAAACCCAGTGGTATTTCCAGCGCTATGTGGAGCACTTTCCCAGCGCCGGCGAGATCGTGGTGTTCGACCGCAGCTGGTACAACCGCGCCGGTGTGGAGCGGGTGATGGGCTTCTGCACTGATGAGCAGGTCGATCAATTCATGGAGGCCTGTCCGCAGTTCGAGCGGATGTTGGTACGCAGCGGCATTCTTCTACTGAAATATTGGTTTTCTGTCAGTGATAAAGAACAGGAAGCCCGCTTCCAGTCGCGTATCGATGATCCCACGCGTCGTTGGAAGCTGAGTCCGATGGATCTTGAGGCGCGCAACCGTTGGGTGGATTTCTCCCGGGCCAAGGACGCGATGTTCGCCCACACCAACATCCCGGAGGCCCCTTGGTTCACCGTGGAAGCTGATGACAAACGGCGGGCACGGCTGAATTGTCTCCGACATGTGCTTAGCAAGGTTCCCTGGGAGGACATGACTCCACCTGGCATTGATCTACCGCCGCGGCCTGAGCAGGGCGACTACATCCGGCCGCCCATCAACGAACAGTTTTTCGTGCCGAATGCCTACCCCTACGCATGATCATGTTGTGTTGAGCTGATCAGCCGTGCAGCTGGGCGAACCAGAACCCGGCCAGTTGCCAGGAACTCCACAGAAAGATCGCTAAAAACAGCCAGTTGAGCCAGGCAGGGCGTTGGTCGTTACTGAACACCAATCAGCATCGCGAAGGGAAACACCGGCACCGCCGGCACGCTTCAGATCATGCATCCCCTCCAGCTGTCTGTACACCGCCTTCAGTTGACGC
Proteins encoded:
- the ppk2 gene encoding polyphosphate kinase 2, whose product is MGHKDKHDKHHKQGDHKGKKSKQHPSEAKLPDPVIAALDGSECDIDHPSELLDDLLEGRNHNGDRLNKKLYEAELIRLQTDLVRMQYWIKATGYRMIVLFEGRDAAGKGGTIKRLTEPMNPRGCRVVALGTPSDQQKTQWYFQRYVEHFPSAGEIVVFDRSWYNRAGVERVMGFCTDEQVDQFMEACPQFERMLVRSGILLLKYWFSVSDKEQEARFQSRIDDPTRRWKLSPMDLEARNRWVDFSRAKDAMFAHTNIPEAPWFTVEADDKRRARLNCLRHVLSKVPWEDMTPPGIDLPPRPEQGDYIRPPINEQFFVPNAYPYA